Part of the Labilithrix sp. genome, TCGTCGGCACGCCTCTCCTCGGAGGCCGTCCCAAGAAAAACGAGCGGTCGCCGCTCGACGGGTTCGATCGCGCGCTCGGGGGCGCGCTCGGCAAGCTCATCAAGAAGGAAGAGTTCAAGGGGAAGAAGGATCAGCAGATCTCCCTCTCGACCCTCGGCAAGGTGAAGGCCGATCGCCTGGTCGTCATCGGCCTCGGCGACGTCGCGAAGCTCGGCCCCGCCGACCTCCGCACGTTCGCGGCGAAGGCGGCGCGCGCGGCGAACGCGGACAAGGCGAAGCGCCTCGTCCTCGGCGTGCCCGCCGGCCTCGAGCACCGCCTCCGCGAGATCGCGGAGGGCCTCGAGCTCGGCGCGTACCGCTTCAACAAGTACATGACCGGCGATCGCCGGCCCAAGGCCGAGCTCGGTCAGGTCACGATCTGTCTCGGGGGCGAGACGCCGAAGAACGCGAAGCAGCAGGTCGACCTCGGGCAGACGGTCGCGAACGGCGTGAACCTCTCGCGCGATCTCTCGAACGAGCCGCCGAACGTCATCTACCCGGAGACGCTCGCCGAGGCGGCCAAGGTCGCCGCGAAGGAAGCCGGCATCAGCGTGCAGGTGTTCGACTACAAGGAGATCCAGAAGCGCGGGATGAAGCTGCTCCAGGCGGTGGGGCAGGGCAGCGACCACAAGCCGTGCCTCGTGCACTTCACCTACAAGCCGGCGAACCCGAAGCGCCGCATCGCGATCGTGGGCAAGGGCATCACGTTCGACTCGGGCGGCCTCTCGATCAAGCCCGCGGCGGGCATGGGCGAGATGAAGCACGACATGAGCGGCGCGGCGAACGTCGTCGGCCTCATGTCCATCGTCGGCCGCCTCAAGCCGGACGTCGAGGTGCACGGCATCCTCGCGGCGGCGGAGAACATGCCGGACGGCGGCTCCTATCGCCCCGGCGACGTGTGGGGCTCGCTGGACGGGAAAAGTGTCGAAATCGTCAACACCGACGCCGAGGGCCGCCTCATCCTCGCCGACGCGCTCGCCTACGCGCGCGCGCTCGAGCCGGACCTCATCGTCGACAACGCGACGCTCACCGGCGCGTGCGTCGTCGCGCTCGGCAACGGCTGCTCGGGCTGGTACTCGAACAACGAGGCGACGGCGGAGGAGTTCCAGACCGCGATCAAGGACTCGGGCGAGCAGATGTGGCGCATGCCGCTCGTGGAGGACCTGAAGGATCAGCTGAAGAGCGACAGCGCCGACCTGAAGCACACCGGCGATCGCTGGGGCGGGTCGATCAGCGCGGCGCTCTTCCTCCGCGAGTTCATCGGCAACACGCGGAACTGGGTCCACTGCGACATCGCCGGCCCGGCGATGGGCGACCGCGTGCGCGGCTGGGACCCCAAGGGCGGCACCGGCCACGGCATCCTCACGTTCCTCGCGCTCATCGATCGCGCGAGCAACGCGGCGGTGGTCCCGACGTCTCCGTCGGCACCGGCTCCGACGCCTGCGCCTGCTCCGTCGGCGCCGTCGCTCGCGAAGGCCGCTCCGCGCCCCGCAGCCAAGAAGTCCGCGCCGACCAAGCCGCGCTCGGAACCCCTCCCCGCGCCAACAAAGCCGCGTCAAACGCGAGCACGCGGCAGAAAAACGTTCTGACGTTTTTCTGCATCGTGCGAGCGGGGTGCAGGGGCGCAGCCCCTGCGTTGAATAGCTCGCTGATCGCTGCTAGCCGTTCTCGATGGACGTCGAGCGACGGCTCAGTCGCGGCATCTCCCGCGCGATCGCCGATTTCGGCATGATCGCCGACGGCGATCGCGTCATGGTCTGCGTGAGCGGCGGCAAGGACAGCTACACGATGCTGCACCTGCTCCGCGAGCTCACGCGGAAGGCGCCGGTCGACTTCTCGCTCCTCGTCGTCAACGTCGACCAGGGCCATCCGGGCTACCCCGCCGATCGCCTCCGCGGCTACATGCGCGACGAGAGCTACGACTTCCGCATGATCGCGGAGGACACGTACTCGATCGTCACCGAGAAGATCCCGGCCGGGAAGACGTACTGCTCGCTCTGCTCACGGCTCCGGCGCGGCATCCTCTACCGCCTCGCGAAGGAGTACGGCGCGACGAAGATCGCGCTCGGCCATCATCGCGACGACATCCTGCAGACGCTGTTCCTGAACCTGTTTTTCGCCGGCTCGCTCGCGGCGATGCCGCCGAAGCTCGTCTCGGAGGAGGGGCACGTCGTCATCCGGCCGCTCGCCTACTGCGCGGAGGAGGACATCGCGGCGTACGCGCGCGAGAAGGCGTTCCCGATCCTGCCGTGCGATCTGTGCGGCTCGCAGGACAACCTCCAAAGGAAGATCGTCGGCTCGTTGTTGAACGATCTCGAAGCGAAGCACCCTGGGATCAAGAACGTGATGCTCGCCGCGCTCCAGAACGTCCGTCCGAGCCAGCTCCTCGACAAGGACCTCTGGAAGACGCTCGGCCTCGAGGCGGCGCGGGAGGTCACCTCGCTCGTCCCGCCCGCACGCCTCGTGAGGGTCGCCGCGGAATGAGCTCCCCCGACGACGCCCCGATGTCCGGCCCGATGCCGCCGCGGCGGCCGGGTCTCCTGCAGCGAATCGCAGGTATCGGCGCGTCGGCGCAGGCGGCGATCCCGGGGCTCTACGCCTGGGCGATCACCGTCGCCCCCGCCGCGTGGTCACGGGGCGCGCCGCTCCTCGCGAAGGCGGCGGCGATCATGGGGATCGTGGCGCTCGTCACCGCGCCGTTCGTCGAGGGCAGCGGCGGCGCGACGGCCGGCGCGTCGGATCACGATCGCTCCGCGGCGAAGCTCGGGGCGCTCGAGCGCGTCGCGGCGTGGACGGGCCCGATGTGGGCGCGCACGTGGTCGGTCTGGGGCTTCGTCCTCTCGAGCGCGATGGTCTGGGCGCTCGCTCCCTCCGCGCTCTCGTCGGCGCGGATGGACGGCGTCCGCGGCGCGGCCGGCATGGTGGGCTGGGCGCTCTTCGCGTTCGCGTCCGCGGGGCCCGCGCTCAAGCCCGATCCGAGCTCGCCGGCGCGCATCATCGCGAGCACCTCGCTCAAGCCGCGGAGCGCGCTGCCGCGAGGCGACGGCGCCTACGTCGCGGTCGGCGTAGTGCTCGCGCTCGCGATGCAAGGGGTCGGCTGGGGGGTCGCGGTGCCGGAGCGCGCGGTGCTCGTGCGCCTCGTCACCGTCGTTTGCGGCATCGCCGTCATCGGCGGCACGACGAGCATCGCGCTCGCGCGCCACGGCACGCGCATCGCCGCCTCGCGGCGCATCCGCCTCCGGCGGGCTCTCCCGTGGCTCGTCCTCCTCGGCGTCGTCGCGTGCGCCGGGGTCGCGCTGGGGGTGGCACGGTGAGGACGAGCGGCGGTATCTTTCGACCGTGACGCTCCTCGACGTCCTCGCCGGTATCCTGGTCCTCGGCGCGGCGGCCGCGTTCGTATGGGGCGCGCTCGCGCTCTCACGCGCGAGCGACGTAGAGGCGATCTACTTCCTCGTCGTCGGCATCGTCGCGCTCCGTGCAGGCGTCCAGCTGGTACGACCAGGGGCGAACGCGTGAGGCTCTCAACGTCGGGGGCTTTGCCCCCGACACCCCCACCCCAGACACGGCCCGGGGTTCGGCCGGCGGGCTTTTGGGGCGCTGTCGGGGCGGTCGTTCTTTCGTGTGGTGTCCTCTCGTGCGGGCATGGCGAGGAGCGGGCGCCGGATGAGCAGATGGCGCTTGGCGGGGAGGTCGCGGCGCGGGTCGGGGGGGAGCCGATCCCGCTCTCGCTCGTGGCGGAGGTGGCGCGCGCGCAGCAGATCACGCCGCGCGAGGCGGCGCGCAAGGTGATCGACGACGA contains:
- a CDS encoding leucyl aminopeptidase, translating into MPLKISVRSVLPSRETGDLMVVGTPLLGGRPKKNERSPLDGFDRALGGALGKLIKKEEFKGKKDQQISLSTLGKVKADRLVVIGLGDVAKLGPADLRTFAAKAARAANADKAKRLVLGVPAGLEHRLREIAEGLELGAYRFNKYMTGDRRPKAELGQVTICLGGETPKNAKQQVDLGQTVANGVNLSRDLSNEPPNVIYPETLAEAAKVAAKEAGISVQVFDYKEIQKRGMKLLQAVGQGSDHKPCLVHFTYKPANPKRRIAIVGKGITFDSGGLSIKPAAGMGEMKHDMSGAANVVGLMSIVGRLKPDVEVHGILAAAENMPDGGSYRPGDVWGSLDGKSVEIVNTDAEGRLILADALAYARALEPDLIVDNATLTGACVVALGNGCSGWYSNNEATAEEFQTAIKDSGEQMWRMPLVEDLKDQLKSDSADLKHTGDRWGGSISAALFLREFIGNTRNWVHCDIAGPAMGDRVRGWDPKGGTGHGILTFLALIDRASNAAVVPTSPSAPAPTPAPAPSAPSLAKAAPRPAAKKSAPTKPRSEPLPAPTKPRQTRARGRKTF
- the ttcA gene encoding tRNA 2-thiocytidine(32) synthetase TtcA → MDVERRLSRGISRAIADFGMIADGDRVMVCVSGGKDSYTMLHLLRELTRKAPVDFSLLVVNVDQGHPGYPADRLRGYMRDESYDFRMIAEDTYSIVTEKIPAGKTYCSLCSRLRRGILYRLAKEYGATKIALGHHRDDILQTLFLNLFFAGSLAAMPPKLVSEEGHVVIRPLAYCAEEDIAAYAREKAFPILPCDLCGSQDNLQRKIVGSLLNDLEAKHPGIKNVMLAALQNVRPSQLLDKDLWKTLGLEAAREVTSLVPPARLVRVAAE